Proteins co-encoded in one Arthrobacter sp. ERGS1:01 genomic window:
- a CDS encoding DUF4255 domain-containing protein: protein MSSTWAVAVVTAALRNLLQTTVPALDTVLSDLSVTTRTPDVARKTVTGASLNLFLFGTAVNAGWRNQDPPRTRPGESATPPLALNLHYLVTAYGRDDTDQDAVSHRALGAAMSVLHDHSVLSPDELTGALANSDVAGQPERVRITPLPLTTDDLSKLWTAFQTNLRVSAAYEVTVVLIDSHNPADAALPVLNRGNNDDGVQTVLGAAAALTALVPPRSQAAAVQGQPVVVTGSNLTAVDTVIRFTSMWRPLPPEQPLPPVEVAPTPGTQPGQLVVVPPDLGIDPFAWGHWMPGFYTAAAVTRTPGRPAVLSNAVAFALAPAVTLTPHAPATVSVGGTATLTCSPRIGDGQDVVVLCDSIPATATVTNPSPGDPGYSSTPSTVTFAVPDLPAGLHTVRLRVDGVDSIPVLFTGAVPAFDPAQQVNIT from the coding sequence ATGAGCAGCACCTGGGCGGTCGCCGTCGTGACCGCGGCATTGCGGAACCTGCTCCAGACCACCGTGCCGGCGCTGGACACGGTGCTTTCCGACCTCAGCGTCACCACGCGGACCCCGGACGTGGCGCGGAAGACCGTCACCGGCGCCTCCTTGAACCTGTTCCTCTTTGGCACGGCCGTCAACGCCGGCTGGCGCAACCAGGACCCGCCGCGGACCCGGCCGGGGGAGTCCGCCACGCCGCCCCTGGCCCTGAACCTGCACTATCTGGTGACCGCCTACGGCCGGGACGACACCGACCAGGACGCCGTGAGCCACCGGGCGCTGGGTGCGGCCATGAGCGTATTGCACGACCACTCGGTGCTCAGCCCCGACGAACTGACGGGCGCACTGGCCAACAGCGACGTGGCCGGCCAGCCCGAACGCGTGCGGATCACGCCGCTGCCACTCACGACCGACGATCTGTCCAAGCTCTGGACCGCCTTCCAAACCAATCTGCGCGTCTCCGCCGCCTACGAGGTGACCGTGGTGCTGATCGACAGCCACAACCCCGCCGACGCCGCCCTGCCCGTGCTCAACCGCGGCAATAACGACGACGGCGTGCAAACTGTGCTCGGCGCAGCTGCCGCGCTCACCGCCCTGGTGCCCCCGCGCTCTCAGGCCGCCGCCGTGCAGGGCCAGCCCGTGGTGGTCACCGGCAGCAACCTCACCGCCGTCGACACCGTGATTCGTTTCACCAGCATGTGGCGGCCCCTGCCGCCGGAACAGCCGCTGCCACCCGTGGAAGTGGCCCCGACGCCCGGCACCCAGCCCGGCCAGCTGGTGGTGGTGCCGCCGGACCTTGGCATCGATCCCTTCGCCTGGGGCCACTGGATGCCCGGCTTCTACACGGCCGCCGCCGTGACCCGCACGCCGGGCCGCCCGGCCGTGCTCAGCAACGCCGTGGCCTTTGCGCTGGCCCCGGCCGTGACGCTCACCCCGCACGCCCCCGCCACGGTCTCCGTGGGCGGCACGGCCACGCTGACCTGCTCGCCGCGCATCGGCGACGGCCAGGACGTGGTGGTGCTGTGCGACAGCATCCCCGCCACGGCCACCGTGACCAATCCGTCGCCGGGGGACCCGGGGTATTCCAGCACACCCTCCACCGTGACGTTTGCCGTGCCCGATCTCCCCGCGGGCCTGCACACCGTGCGGCTGCGGGTGGACGGCGTGGACAGCATCCCCGTCCTCTTCACGGGCGCGGTGCCGGCCTTCGACCCGGCCCAGCAGGTGAATATCACATGA
- a CDS encoding T4 family baseplate hub assembly chaperone — MPGPGAAQLLEVWEEGLDQEPARRALTLLAAACPQETREELAGWPLGRRDAALLAFRTELFGPDLDAVAQCPDCGLEVELSFPALTLAAGAPAQAVTVQRDGYEVTLRAVTSDDLLNLVSADAPTALVHRCVAAATASGVPVEPAALPADLVEALGEELARTDPAATTELALECPDCSRQWLAPFHIASCLWAELHHWAGRMLLDIDALARAYGWSEHEILALAPRRRQAYLELVAP, encoded by the coding sequence GTGCCGGGGCCGGGGGCAGCCCAACTGCTGGAGGTGTGGGAGGAAGGTCTTGACCAGGAGCCGGCACGCCGCGCCCTGACGCTGCTCGCCGCCGCCTGCCCGCAGGAGACGCGGGAGGAACTGGCCGGCTGGCCGCTGGGCCGGCGCGACGCGGCGCTGCTGGCATTCCGGACCGAACTCTTCGGCCCGGACCTGGATGCCGTGGCCCAATGCCCGGACTGCGGGCTGGAGGTGGAACTGTCCTTCCCCGCGCTCACGCTGGCAGCAGGGGCGCCCGCGCAAGCCGTCACGGTGCAACGGGACGGCTACGAGGTCACCCTGCGCGCCGTCACCAGCGACGACCTGCTCAACCTGGTATCCGCCGACGCGCCCACCGCCCTGGTGCACCGCTGCGTGGCCGCCGCGACCGCGTCCGGCGTCCCCGTGGAACCGGCGGCCCTGCCGGCGGACCTCGTCGAAGCCCTGGGGGAGGAGTTGGCCCGCACGGACCCGGCCGCCACCACCGAACTGGCCCTCGAATGCCCCGACTGTTCCCGCCAATGGCTGGCGCCGTTCCACATCGCCTCCTGTCTGTGGGCGGAGCTGCACCACTGGGCCGGGCGCATGCTGCTGGACATCGATGCCCTGGCCCGCGCCTACGGCTGGAGCGAACACGAGATCCTGGCCCTGGCCCCGCGTCGCCGCCAGGCCTACCTGGAACTCGTGGCGCCATGA
- a CDS encoding phage tail protein, with the protein MAQFSVNAQRFDPYKNFKFRIKWDGRYVAGVSKVGGLKRTTEVVKHREGGDPSSSRKSPGRTEYDAVTIERGVTHDTDFEAWAAKVWDFGSGLGAEVSLKDFRKDIILEVYNEAGQKVLAYNIYRCWVSEYQALPDLDANANAVAIAHIKLENEGWERDPSVTEPTEPTLSTANG; encoded by the coding sequence ATGGCACAGTTCAGCGTCAACGCCCAGCGTTTCGACCCCTACAAGAACTTCAAGTTCCGGATCAAGTGGGATGGCCGCTACGTGGCCGGAGTGAGCAAGGTCGGCGGCCTCAAGCGGACCACCGAGGTGGTCAAGCACCGGGAGGGCGGGGACCCGTCGTCGTCCAGGAAATCCCCGGGCCGCACCGAATACGACGCCGTCACGATCGAACGCGGCGTCACCCACGACACCGACTTCGAGGCCTGGGCGGCCAAGGTCTGGGACTTCGGCTCCGGGCTCGGCGCCGAGGTCTCGCTCAAGGACTTCCGCAAGGACATCATCCTTGAGGTCTACAACGAGGCCGGCCAAAAGGTGCTCGCCTACAACATCTACCGCTGCTGGGTGTCCGAATACCAGGCCCTGCCGGACCTGGACGCCAACGCCAACGCCGTGGCCATTGCGCACATCAAGCTCGAAAACGAAGGCTGGGAACGGGACCCCTCCGTCACGGAACCCACGGAACCAACCCTGAGCACGGCGAACGGGTGA